The genomic DNA TTGTATAAACTTCTTTATCAATTAAAAAATGAGTTGCCTCGAGAATTATAATACTCGCTTTTGGACGAGATAAAACTTCATTTCCTTTAATTTCCAACAAAGGAATTTCACCAAATAACCAATAATTTCTTTGGCCTTTTTTCAAAAAAAATATTCTTTGCCAATTTCCAAATTTTCTAAAATACACCCTTCCTCTTTTCTATTTCCTACTTTAAACTCAGAAATATTTCTTAACGCTAAGTCCGGATTAAATTCTATTTGAATTCCCATATATTTTTATATTTCAATTTTAGTCTTATCCCCTATCATCATAACTCTGCCTTCCAGGTCATTTTGTTGTTTGCGTTCAATTGAGACATTCTTGCCAATTAAGCTGTCACAAATATGTAATTTAGTGTCAATTTTTGTATTTTGTAAAATTATAGAATTACTTATTTTTGCACCGTTTATGTGTACTCCTGTTCCAATTGTAGTATTTGGTCCAATTGTACAATTATTTAATTTACAATTTTCACCAATTATGACCGGCTCCAAAATATTTACATTTTCACCAATTGTAGTACCAACTCCAATATGAATTTTCTTATCATCATAAAAAGAATATTGTCTAGAAACTCTAAAATTTTGATGGCTCATTTTTTCTAAAATCAACTTGTTTGCCAAAAGTAAATCTTTTGGTTTTCCAGTATCTTTCCACCAACCTGTAATTTCTTTATGACCCACATTGTATCCATTTTTGAGCAAATAAGAATTCACACTAGAAATTTCATATTCACCGCGTGCACTTTTTTCTATATTATCAAATGCTTTATAAAA from Candidatus Magasanikbacteria bacterium includes the following:
- a CDS encoding glucose-1-phosphate thymidylyltransferase; amino-acid sequence: MRIKKAVLTGGGRGTRLHPVTITTNKHLVPLANKPMIFHAIEKAVEAGIEEIFINTNPGETELQKYIGDGGHWDIKIKFYEQTGGPQGVAHVAAEARKFIGDDPFMFYFSDNILLGSLKEMVNDFAENNRDCMLALSKVPDPERFGVPKFENGKIVDVFEKPSVPPSNFAVVGIYLYGPKVFYKAFDNIEKSARGEYEISSVNSYLLKNGYNVGHKEITGWWKDTGKPKDLLLANKLILEKMSHQNFRVSRQYSFYDDKKIHIGVGTTIGENVNILEPVIIGENCKLNNCTIGPNTTIGTGVHINGAKISNSIILQNTKIDTKLHICDSLIGKNVSIERKQQNDLEGRVMMIGDKTKIEI